Below is a genomic region from Dehalococcoidia bacterium.
TAACCCGGAGGCTGTAGTCGCGAGTGCGGTAGTCGAACATGCCGCCGCAGGTAATCAGGGTCACCGTCGGACGCGCCGTCGGGCCGAAGATCTGGGCGAGCGGCGCAGTCGCCGGCTCGACTGTCCAGACTTCCCGCACGCGGAAGCGATGGGAGGCGCCGTCGCTGGCGATCGTTTCGATTTCATCCCCCGGTGTCAGTTCGCGAAGGCGGGCGAAGACGGCAAGACGACCGCCCCAATCGACATGGCCGGCGAAGACACTGTTGCCCGGCAAGCCGGGGGGGGCGCTTCCTTCATACCACACCACATACTCCCCGTTCGTCGGCAGAACCATCTCGCCCGCCGCGTCGAGGCCGACTTCCTGCACCCGCGCATCGACGCCGATCCGCGGGATCCGCAGCCGCTTCGGCGGCAAGAAGAGGGGGGCGATCACGGGCGTTCGCCGGGCGACAGGGGGGGACAGCGAGACGGTTGCGGTCGGAGGAGGAGGGCTCGCAGTCGGAGACGCTGCTGGCTGCGCAGGAGAGCGCTCGCCGCGGGCAGGAGCGCACGCACCGAGGAGAAGGGCGCTGCCAAGCGTGAGAAGGGCACGCCGGTTCATCGCTCTCCTTCGACGCGGAACGGGACATACGC
It encodes:
- a CDS encoding class F sortase — its product is MNRRALLTLGSALLLGACAPARGERSPAQPAASPTASPPPPTATVSLSPPVARRTPVIAPLFLPPKRLRIPRIGVDARVQEVGLDAAGEMVLPTNGEYVVWYEGSAPPGLPGNSVFAGHVDWGGRLAVFARLRELTPGDEIETIASDGASHRFRVREVWTVEPATAPLAQIFGPTARPTVTLITCGGMFDYRTRDYSLRVIVRAEAGESADSSADRGAGSRR